A genomic window from Bacillus rossius redtenbacheri isolate Brsri chromosome 7, Brsri_v3, whole genome shotgun sequence includes:
- the LOC134534407 gene encoding uncharacterized protein LOC134534407, with translation MATVSALEGCSMENSTSSRPKTLPVKPALSPNSAYKSSGWFADRPIFRYMLADPSFDTPGPADLLIGADLFPLLVTGGKIEGSPVALDSVLGWILMGKVDTKLPPSRLESHCVTLFTSYPPLDDVVRKFWEIKEFPHVEHKSPEDVCCETMFAETHIRNEEGRYSVSLPFRHSRPELGTSRPQTVNRFMRLERCLKGDSKLKLMYSEFMEDYLVKGHMEKVPDDQINVTPAYIPHQCVVKPESSTTKLRVVFDGSAKSSSSVSLNDTLLTGPKLQSDIFDLLLNFRLHPFVFIADVKQMYCQISVLPQHQDYQCIVWRFCDSEPVQDYRLKTVTYGVSSATFFALRTLQQLGVNEKDHIPAASRVLQFDVYVDDVVTSSHSLKSALAIKKDLLALLAKGGFKLRKFMSNHSPLIDWLPPEDVDMPQSFDLDPESQVVVKVLVLQWNPVSDTFSYVIRGHSSLVTKRSILANVARIFDPLGWLTTLLMFAKHLLQLLWVRSIDWDDHVPPDIVSQWDNFSHELPRLSSIAVTRFIKGPEGSTYQLHGFCDSSEIVYAAVVYLRIVCPDN, from the exons atGGCGACGGTAAGTGCCCTGGAGGGGTGTTCGATGGAGAACTCAACATCGTCAAGGCCCAAG ACACTGCCAGTCAAGCCAGCTTTATCACCGAACAGTGCCTACAAAAGCTCCGGCTGGTTCGCAGACAGGCCCATCTTCCGATACATG CTTGCTGATCCTTCTTTCGACACCCCTGGTCCTGCTGACCTGCTTATTGGTGCTGACCTATTTCCTCTTCTCGTAACTGGAGGCAAGATTGAAGGGTCTCCAGTGGCTCTCGACTCTGTTTTGGGATGGATTCTCATGGGAAAGGTGGACACCAAACTTCCACCATCCCGCCTGGAATCGCATTGTGTCACATTGTTTACTTCTTACCCTCCATTAGATGATGTTGTACGAAAGTTCTGGGAAATTAAAGAATTCCCACATGTAGAACACAAGTCTCCTGAGGATGTTTGTTGCGAAACCATGTTTGCCGAAACTCATATCCGAAATGAAGAAGGCCGATATAGTGTGTCCCTGCCATTTCGCCACTCGAGACCTGAGTTGGGCACCTCTAGACCTCAAACTGTAAATAGGTTTATGCGCCTAGAGAGATGCTTGAAAGGTGACTCAAAGCTCAAACTGATGTACTCAGAGTTCATGGAAGACTATCTTGTCAAGGGTCACATGGAGAAAGTTCCAGATGATCAGATTAATGTGACTCCAGCATATATCCCCCACCAATGTGTCGTGAAGCCGGAAAGCTCAACCACAAAGCTGCGGGTAGTGTTTGATGGGTCTGCTAAGAGCTCATCCAGTGTCTCATTGAATGACACACTGCTAACCGGTCCCAAGCTGCAAAGCGACATTTTTGACCTACTGTTGAACTTTCGGCTACATCCCTTTGTgttcatagcagatgttaaacAAATGTACTGTCAAATATCTGTTCTGCCCCAGCACCAGGACTACCAATGCATTGTTTGGCGCTTCTGTGATTCGGAACCTGTGCAGGATTATAGATTGAAGACGGTGACATATGGCGTCTCCTCAGCTACGTTCTTTGCCCTTCGAACTCTTCAACAACTGGGGGTCAATGAGAAAGACCACATTCCAGCTGCCTCAAGAGTTTTGCAATTCGATGTGTATGTCGATGATGTGGTCACCAGTTCTCACTCTCTTAAATCTGCTCTGGCCATCAAAAAGGACCTTCTTGCTCTTCTTGCCAAAGGGGGCTTCAAATTGAGGAAGTTCATGAGCAACCATTCACCGCTCATAGACTGGCTTCCACCTGAAGATGTTGATATGCCCCAATCATTTGATTTGGATCCTGAGAGTCAAGTTGTGGTCAAGGTCTTAGTACTTCAATGGAACCCAGTCTCGGACACCTTCTCCTATGTTATCCGAGGCCACTCGAGTCTTGTTACGAAGAGGAGCATCCTTGCCAACGTAGCCAGAATATTTGATCCTCTAGGATGGCTTACTACACTGTTAATGTTTGCAAAGCATCTATTGCAGCTGTTGTGGGTGCGGTCAATTGACTGGGATGATCACGTCCCCCCTGATATTGTTTCTCAGTGGGATAATTTTAGCCACGAGCTCCCTCGTTTGTCCTCCATTGCTGTCACTCGATTCATTAAGGGTCCAGAAGGCTCTACCTATCAACTTCATGGTTTCTGCGATAGTTCTGAGATTGTTTATGCGGCCGTGGTGTACCTGCGCATAGTGTGCCCGGATAATTGA